In one Bacillus sp. Marseille-P3661 genomic region, the following are encoded:
- a CDS encoding UDP-N-acetylmuramoyl-tripeptide--D-alanyl-D-alanine ligase: MKISLNELTRVFPIRKGTNDKEIIINEIMTDSRKGVIKGLFVPIVGDKFDGHNFLKEAINNGAIATLWQEDKEIPAFVPNHFPVYFVKDTLQALQTLSKFYLDVVNPIVIGITGSNGKTTTKDLVDAVLQKKYKTFKTQGNFNNHIGLPLTILAMPERTEALILEMGMNHFGEISFLSQLAKPSYAIITNIGESHIEYLGSRAGIAKAKLEILDGLRSNGKVIVDGDEPLLRNKIEGNRVIYCGFESDNNFNISDVHIEGTGINYKVNDTTYNLPLIGNHNAKNASFAIALAIELGISATDIQAALNDIEITSMRLQQLEGKNGSLFINDAYNSSPTSMIAAIETVKSLNYEKKVLVLGDMYELGTNEEQLHRSVAVAIKPPITDLITIGDKAQWIADECLKKGMQVSVQTYPNKAESIQAISKTLGPSTVVLFKASRGVKLETVIRNLMDSN; the protein is encoded by the coding sequence ATGAAAATCTCATTAAATGAACTAACAAGAGTTTTCCCGATTAGAAAAGGGACAAATGATAAAGAAATTATAATTAATGAGATTATGACTGATAGCCGTAAGGGGGTTATTAAAGGGCTGTTTGTTCCAATTGTAGGTGATAAGTTTGATGGACACAACTTTTTAAAGGAAGCGATCAATAACGGAGCGATTGCAACTTTATGGCAAGAGGATAAAGAGATTCCAGCCTTTGTTCCTAATCATTTTCCTGTATACTTTGTAAAGGATACACTTCAAGCACTGCAAACATTATCAAAATTTTATTTAGATGTAGTCAATCCAATAGTTATTGGAATAACAGGTTCAAATGGAAAAACGACTACCAAAGACTTAGTCGATGCTGTACTCCAAAAAAAGTATAAGACTTTTAAAACACAAGGGAACTTTAATAATCATATAGGTTTACCATTAACAATATTAGCAATGCCGGAAAGAACGGAAGCTCTAATATTGGAAATGGGCATGAATCATTTTGGTGAGATTTCATTCTTGAGCCAATTGGCAAAACCAAGTTATGCAATTATAACAAATATAGGTGAGTCACATATTGAATATTTGGGAAGTCGAGCTGGTATTGCCAAAGCAAAATTAGAAATATTGGATGGTTTACGTTCAAATGGTAAGGTGATCGTCGATGGTGATGAACCTTTGTTGCGTAATAAGATTGAGGGTAATCGTGTGATATACTGTGGCTTTGAAAGTGATAACAATTTCAACATATCAGACGTACACATAGAAGGTACAGGAATAAATTATAAGGTTAATGATACCACCTATAATCTACCGTTAATTGGAAATCACAATGCAAAAAATGCAAGTTTTGCTATTGCGCTGGCTATTGAATTAGGAATATCTGCTACAGATATTCAAGCTGCATTAAATGATATTGAGATCACAAGTATGAGACTTCAACAGCTTGAAGGTAAGAATGGATCGCTTTTTATCAATGATGCCTACAATTCAAGTCCTACCTCAATGATCGCAGCAATCGAAACCGTTAAGTCGTTAAACTATGAAAAAAAGGTACTGGTGCTCGGTGATATGTATGAGCTAGGAACAAATGAAGAGCAGCTTCATCGAAGTGTTGCAGTGGCAATAAAACCACCGATTACTGATTTGATAACAATTGGGGATAAAGCACAGTGGATCGCTGATGAGTGTTTAAAAAAGGGAATGCAAGTATCCGTACAGACTTATCCAAACAAGGCTGAATCTATTCAAGCGATTTCTAAAACTCTTGGTCCATCTACTGTAGTCCTATTTAAAGCATCACGAGGTGTTAAGCTTGAAACCGTGATAAGAAACTTAATGGATAGCAATTAA
- a CDS encoding UDP-N-acetylmuramoyl-L-alanyl-D-glutamate--2,6-diaminopimelate ligase: MELQTLLSSLSYYKQVHTGNPIISSIEMDSRNIKSGSLFICIKGFTVDGHDFVSDAINMGASAIIAEHELQIDPTIPYIIVNDTKRALANLADYFYGQPTKSLKLIGVTGTNGKTTTTHIIDEIFKANGDKTGLIGTMYMKIGEEIINVKNTTPESLLLQQTFKSMVDKNVKTAIMEVSSHALDLGRVRGCDYDVAVFTNLSQDHLDYHKTMEEYARTKGLLFSQLGNVMNYEKPKFAILNNDDPISAEYKKITSGAHVLTYGIDSSSDVVAKDINMGAQGTSFALVTPKGEIDISMKFIGKFSVYNVLAAATVAIAANIPLSIIKETVEKMNGVAGRFEVVNANQSYTVIVDYSHTPDSLENALRTVQQFCKGKVYVIIGCGGDRDKTKRPIMANIAVKYSDEAIFTSDNPRSEDPNQILKDMESGVANGDRYVIIEDRKIAIEYAIKKAQINDVILIAGKGHETYQIIGKDVYDFDDREVAKQAIKERDK; the protein is encoded by the coding sequence ATGGAACTTCAAACCTTACTTAGCAGCTTATCATATTATAAACAAGTACATACTGGAAACCCGATCATTTCATCGATTGAGATGGACTCGAGAAATATTAAAAGTGGGAGCTTATTTATTTGTATAAAAGGCTTTACAGTTGATGGTCACGATTTTGTTTCCGACGCAATTAATATGGGGGCAAGTGCTATAATTGCTGAACATGAACTGCAAATCGATCCAACTATCCCATATATAATTGTAAATGATACTAAGAGAGCATTAGCAAATCTAGCTGATTATTTCTATGGTCAACCAACAAAGAGCTTGAAATTAATCGGCGTAACTGGTACAAACGGAAAAACCACAACTACACATATTATTGATGAAATTTTTAAAGCAAATGGGGACAAAACAGGGTTAATTGGTACGATGTATATGAAGATTGGTGAAGAAATTATCAATGTGAAAAATACCACACCTGAATCCCTTTTATTACAACAGACTTTCAAATCCATGGTAGATAAAAATGTGAAAACAGCGATTATGGAAGTATCATCACATGCTCTTGATTTAGGCAGGGTTCGTGGTTGTGATTACGATGTGGCTGTATTTACAAATTTATCTCAGGACCATCTTGATTATCATAAAACGATGGAGGAATATGCCCGGACGAAAGGGCTTTTATTTTCGCAACTTGGAAATGTGATGAATTATGAAAAACCAAAGTTTGCGATTTTGAATAATGACGATCCTATATCAGCGGAATATAAAAAGATCACATCTGGGGCCCATGTTCTAACATACGGAATTGATTCCAGCAGTGATGTTGTTGCAAAGGACATAAATATGGGTGCCCAAGGGACATCTTTTGCATTAGTAACCCCTAAAGGTGAAATTGATATATCTATGAAATTCATTGGGAAATTTAGCGTATATAATGTTCTTGCTGCTGCAACGGTTGCTATCGCTGCAAACATACCGTTATCAATAATAAAAGAAACTGTTGAGAAAATGAACGGGGTTGCAGGTAGATTTGAAGTAGTAAATGCTAACCAAAGCTATACAGTCATAGTTGATTATTCACATACACCTGATAGTTTGGAAAATGCCTTAAGGACAGTTCAACAATTTTGTAAAGGAAAAGTTTACGTTATTATAGGATGTGGAGGAGATCGGGATAAAACAAAACGTCCGATCATGGCAAACATCGCTGTAAAGTATAGTGATGAAGCTATTTTTACATCAGATAACCCGAGATCTGAAGATCCAAATCAAATCTTAAAAGATATGGAATCAGGTGTGGCCAATGGTGATAGATACGTAATAATCGAAGATCGCAAGATTGCAATTGAGTATGCGATTAAAAAAGCGCAAATAAATGATGTTATTTTAATTGCAGGTAAAGGTCATGAAACATATCAGATAATCGGGAAGGATGTTTATGACTTTGATGATCGTGAAGTTGCAAAACAAGCGATAAAGGAGAGGGACAAATGA
- a CDS encoding stage V sporulation protein D, with product MRVSNVTVRKRLVTVLIIGLLLFAVLDVRLGYVQLVMGNWLSEKALDSWGRNIPFEPERGEILDRNGIPLATNVSSPTVYVIPRQIEDPADAAKKLAAVLNMSEEKAYRHITKVTSIERIPEGRKITNEKANEVLALNIKGVYIAEDSRRHYPFGSYLSHVLGFTGIDNQGLMGLELYYDDKLSGERGHVSFIADAKGRKMPDSTDEYTPPIDGLNMKLTIDSRVQTIIERELDIAEATYHPDGAIAIAMDPKTGEILGMSSRPDFDPEKYQDVPQEIYNRNLPVWSTYEPGSTFKIITLAAALEEGLVDLEKDTFNDSGAIKVEGATLHCWKRGGHGHQTYLEVVQNSCNPGFVTLGQKLGKEKLFDYIKSFGFGQKTGIDLQGEGKGILFSLPRVGPVELATTAFGQGVSVTPIQQVTAVAAAVNGGYLYQPYIAKEWVDPISGKVVQRTTPKMKQRVISEETSKEIRYALESVVAQGTGKPAFVEGYRVGGKTGTAQKVKNGRYMENNHIVSFIGFAPADDPQLVVYVGIDNPKDTVQFGGVVAAPIVGNIMEDSLRALEIEKRKGQIEKEYTWPDPMTVEVPNIVGLKTQELQQYLVDLRIEKSGEGNVVIDQSPEPGEKVESGATIRIYLGNK from the coding sequence TTGAGGGTTTCAAATGTTACAGTACGTAAACGCTTAGTTACGGTTTTGATTATTGGATTATTACTTTTTGCAGTTCTAGATGTTCGTTTAGGTTATGTACAATTAGTAATGGGGAATTGGCTTAGCGAAAAAGCTTTAGATTCATGGGGGAGAAATATACCTTTTGAGCCTGAGCGAGGAGAAATTCTTGATAGAAATGGTATTCCATTAGCTACTAATGTAAGTTCACCTACTGTTTATGTTATTCCTAGACAAATTGAAGATCCTGCCGATGCTGCTAAGAAACTTGCAGCTGTTTTAAACATGTCAGAAGAAAAGGCATATCGTCACATTACAAAAGTTACGTCGATTGAACGTATTCCTGAAGGAAGAAAAATTACAAACGAAAAGGCTAATGAAGTTCTTGCTTTAAATATAAAAGGTGTTTATATTGCAGAAGACTCGAGACGCCATTATCCGTTTGGAAGTTATTTATCGCATGTCTTAGGCTTTACAGGGATTGATAATCAAGGCTTAATGGGACTGGAACTGTATTACGATGATAAGCTAAGTGGAGAACGTGGGCATGTTTCCTTTATTGCAGATGCAAAAGGACGCAAGATGCCAGATTCTACAGATGAGTATACGCCACCAATTGATGGGCTAAATATGAAGTTGACAATAGATTCTAGAGTCCAGACTATTATTGAAAGAGAATTAGATATTGCAGAAGCAACCTATCATCCAGATGGGGCGATTGCGATTGCCATGGATCCAAAAACTGGAGAAATTTTAGGGATGTCAAGTCGACCTGATTTCGACCCTGAAAAATATCAAGATGTACCTCAAGAAATATATAACAGAAATTTGCCTGTTTGGAGTACGTATGAGCCTGGTTCAACTTTTAAGATTATTACATTGGCAGCTGCATTAGAGGAAGGGTTAGTAGATCTTGAAAAAGACACTTTTAACGATTCTGGTGCTATTAAGGTCGAAGGAGCAACACTTCATTGTTGGAAACGTGGTGGGCATGGTCATCAGACATATTTAGAAGTAGTCCAAAACTCGTGTAACCCTGGCTTTGTTACCTTAGGTCAAAAGCTAGGTAAAGAAAAACTTTTTGATTACATAAAAAGTTTTGGATTTGGTCAAAAAACAGGTATTGATTTACAAGGGGAAGGTAAAGGAATTCTTTTCTCTTTACCACGAGTAGGGCCAGTAGAACTTGCTACAACTGCATTTGGTCAAGGGGTATCTGTTACGCCGATACAACAAGTAACTGCTGTAGCAGCTGCTGTTAATGGCGGCTATCTTTACCAGCCATATATTGCTAAAGAATGGGTTGATCCAATATCTGGTAAAGTGGTTCAAAGGACGACTCCGAAAATGAAACAACGAGTTATTTCCGAGGAAACATCGAAAGAAATTCGATACGCATTAGAAAGTGTGGTTGCACAAGGAACAGGGAAACCAGCTTTTGTAGAAGGTTACCGTGTAGGTGGAAAAACGGGAACAGCCCAAAAAGTAAAAAATGGCCGTTATATGGAAAACAATCATATTGTATCATTTATTGGCTTTGCTCCAGCGGACGATCCTCAGCTGGTAGTCTATGTAGGGATTGATAATCCAAAAGATACTGTACAGTTTGGTGGGGTGGTTGCTGCACCGATTGTAGGGAATATTATGGAGGATAGTCTTCGAGCCCTAGAGATTGAAAAAAGAAAAGGACAGATTGAAAAAGAATATACATGGCCTGATCCTATGACAGTCGAAGTTCCTAATATTGTAGGTCTTAAAACACAAGAACTGCAACAATATTTAGTAGATTTAAGAATAGAAAAAAGTGGAGAAGGAAATGTTGTCATCGATCAATCACCTGAACCTGGAGAAAAAGTTGAATCGGGGGCAACAATACGAATATACTTGGGGAATAAGTAA
- a CDS encoding penicillin-binding protein: protein MNKNKTVHIKVGARILSLLFVLLFFVLAIRFINIQTTQEVEGHSLADLAENKWTKERTLEANRGEILDRNGEVIAKDVPTYTLFAIVKEEYSKNSPVPLHVTDPHQTALQLAPLLEMGASEIERRLTSITEKTFQVELGPKARNIDHALMEKIKALKLPGINFIREKNRLYPNGMFASHVVGFAQTDEDGVPQGKMGIERTYNSILQGQNGVITYKSDRKGFKLPDPKEMITPPIHGNNVHLTLDQKIQTFVESALTYVDKEYQPENSIAIVANPKTGEILAMGSRPSFDPNIRDIQNYLNDPISNSFEPGSTFKIFTLAAAIDAGAFNANEEYQSGSYKLPNVRAIRDHNRVGWGKITYLEGVQRSSNVAFAKIVNEELGTDNFRVYLDRFGFHQPTGIDLPNEASGNILYNWPIEKLTTAFGQGTMITPIQQIQAATAIANNGKMMKPFIIKKIVDPNTGDIINETEPKVVGEPIKPETAMQVLDILETVVSSEAGTGKPYRIEGYEIAGKTGTAQIPDPKTGQYMNGHGNNVFSFLGFIPKDDPQLVMYVSVKRPRLENHELGSEPASYIFKTVMRNSMHYLNVAPTEEKKDKPVSKSGLILPDVKGLSIEEAKKKLEGLGIRTILLGSTGKVMEQIPYANSKLLPNETVIIKTDGKVTMPNITGWSLRDIMKLSDAVGLKPNIIGSGYVVNQNINEGTVIKSGDYLVAELKPPFEEEKEQEQSVIPEVPSEDNLELNEITESIRE, encoded by the coding sequence ATGAATAAAAATAAAACTGTACATATTAAGGTTGGAGCTAGGATACTATCGTTACTATTTGTCCTGCTCTTTTTTGTTTTGGCAATTCGTTTTATAAACATCCAGACAACTCAGGAAGTAGAAGGACATTCGCTAGCAGACTTAGCAGAAAATAAATGGACAAAAGAGAGAACACTTGAAGCCAATCGAGGAGAAATACTTGATCGTAATGGTGAAGTCATTGCAAAAGATGTTCCTACTTATACTTTATTTGCAATAGTAAAAGAAGAGTACTCGAAAAATTCACCAGTACCATTACACGTAACCGATCCTCACCAAACTGCGTTGCAGCTAGCACCACTCTTAGAAATGGGAGCTTCAGAGATTGAGAGAAGATTAACGTCAATCACTGAAAAAACATTCCAAGTAGAGCTTGGACCAAAGGCTAGAAATATTGATCATGCACTAATGGAAAAGATAAAAGCATTAAAGTTACCCGGAATTAATTTCATCCGCGAGAAAAACAGATTATATCCGAATGGGATGTTTGCTTCGCATGTAGTGGGTTTTGCGCAAACCGATGAAGATGGAGTTCCGCAGGGGAAAATGGGAATTGAGCGCACGTACAATTCAATTTTACAGGGTCAGAATGGTGTAATTACATATAAAAGTGACCGTAAGGGTTTTAAATTACCAGATCCCAAAGAAATGATAACCCCGCCCATCCATGGTAATAATGTTCATTTAACTTTGGATCAAAAAATACAAACTTTTGTCGAAAGTGCTTTAACATACGTGGATAAAGAATATCAACCTGAAAACAGTATTGCTATCGTTGCAAATCCTAAAACAGGTGAAATTTTAGCGATGGGATCGAGACCTAGCTTTGACCCAAATATCCGCGATATCCAAAATTATTTAAATGATCCAATTTCAAATTCCTTTGAACCTGGTTCTACTTTTAAAATTTTCACACTTGCTGCAGCTATTGATGCTGGTGCATTTAACGCAAACGAGGAATATCAATCAGGCTCTTATAAACTCCCAAATGTAAGGGCAATCCGCGACCATAACAGAGTTGGTTGGGGGAAAATTACTTATTTAGAAGGCGTCCAAAGGTCGTCAAACGTTGCGTTCGCGAAGATTGTCAATGAAGAGCTAGGGACGGATAATTTCCGAGTGTATTTAGACCGATTTGGGTTCCATCAACCAACAGGGATAGATCTTCCAAATGAAGCAAGCGGGAATATTCTCTATAACTGGCCAATCGAAAAATTAACGACAGCGTTCGGACAAGGGACAATGATTACACCAATCCAACAAATCCAAGCGGCAACAGCAATCGCGAATAATGGAAAAATGATGAAACCATTTATTATCAAAAAAATCGTTGATCCGAATACCGGTGACATTATTAACGAAACAGAGCCAAAGGTTGTCGGTGAACCAATTAAACCTGAAACAGCAATGCAAGTGCTTGATATTTTGGAAACTGTGGTCTCTTCGGAAGCGGGTACAGGTAAACCATACCGAATTGAAGGCTACGAAATTGCGGGAAAAACAGGTACTGCTCAAATCCCTGATCCCAAAACAGGTCAGTATATGAATGGACACGGTAATAATGTCTTTTCTTTTCTTGGCTTTATTCCAAAGGATGATCCACAATTAGTCATGTATGTTTCGGTAAAAAGACCAAGGTTAGAAAATCATGAACTGGGTTCTGAGCCAGCATCATATATTTTCAAGACTGTTATGAGAAATAGTATGCATTATTTAAATGTTGCTCCAACTGAAGAAAAGAAGGACAAGCCGGTATCTAAAAGTGGTTTGATTTTACCAGATGTAAAAGGTCTTTCGATTGAAGAAGCTAAAAAGAAACTCGAGGGCTTAGGTATTCGGACTATTCTCCTTGGTTCAACCGGAAAAGTGATGGAGCAAATACCATACGCTAACAGTAAGCTGTTACCAAATGAAACAGTAATCATTAAAACAGATGGAAAAGTGACTATGCCTAATATAACAGGGTGGTCGTTACGAGATATTATGAAGTTAAGTGATGCAGTTGGTTTAAAACCAAATATTATTGGGTCAGGTTATGTAGTTAATCAAAATATTAATGAAGGCACCGTTATAAAAAGTGGTGATTATCTCGTAGCTGAATTAAAGCCTCCTTTTGAAGAGGAGAAGGAGCAAGAGCAAAGTGTGATTCCTGAAGTTCCATCTGAAGATAATCTCGAACTAAATGAGATAACTGAAAGTATAAGAGAGTAG
- the ftsL gene encoding cell division protein FtsL, translated as MSNLAYQQVQPNRKYQQEPKQRPQLKVKKKRNLTIGEKFLITLLIVFSTIGCVVIVANQAKIFQVNNDVRLLESKIESQMKVNSGLEEEITQLERPERILQIAAEQGLTIHNNNVQVIGN; from the coding sequence TTGAGTAATCTTGCTTACCAACAGGTTCAACCTAATCGTAAATATCAACAAGAACCAAAACAAAGACCGCAACTAAAAGTAAAAAAGAAACGAAATTTAACAATTGGGGAAAAGTTCCTAATTACACTTTTAATTGTTTTTAGTACAATTGGATGTGTAGTTATTGTTGCTAACCAAGCGAAAATTTTTCAGGTGAATAATGACGTACGTCTTCTTGAGTCGAAAATTGAAAGTCAAATGAAGGTAAATAGTGGTTTAGAAGAAGAAATCACACAATTAGAACGCCCAGAACGTATTCTACAAATAGCAGCGGAACAAGGTTTAACCATTCATAATAATAACGTACAAGTAATCGGAAACTAA
- the rsmH gene encoding 16S rRNA (cytosine(1402)-N(4))-methyltransferase RsmH, giving the protein MFEHVTVLKKEAVDGLNIKPNGIYVDCTLGGAGHSELILTKLSKEGRLFAFDQDEMALQYAEKKLAPFKEQVTLIKSNFRYMKERLEQLGVNEVDGVLFDLGVSSPQLDIAERGFSYHQNAPLDMRMDQSAPISAYDVVNHWDYNELVKIFFKYGEEKFSKQIARKIESYREKQPIKTTDELVELIKEGIPAPARRTGGHPAKRVFQAIRIAVNDELKVFEEAIEDAISITRKEGRISVITFHSLEDRICKTTFNKWGKTPDLPHGLPIIPEEFKPKLKVITRKPILPSEEEMDQNKRARSAKLRVAEKL; this is encoded by the coding sequence ATGTTTGAACATGTTACAGTTTTGAAAAAGGAAGCAGTCGATGGTTTGAATATCAAGCCAAATGGAATTTATGTGGATTGTACACTTGGAGGCGCAGGGCATAGTGAGTTGATTTTAACGAAACTTTCGAAGGAAGGTAGGCTTTTCGCCTTTGATCAAGATGAAATGGCATTGCAATATGCAGAAAAGAAATTGGCACCTTTTAAAGAACAAGTAACGTTAATAAAAAGCAACTTTCGATACATGAAAGAAAGACTTGAACAACTAGGTGTAAATGAAGTAGATGGAGTTTTGTTTGATCTAGGAGTATCTTCACCGCAATTAGATATTGCAGAAAGAGGTTTTAGTTACCACCAAAATGCACCATTAGATATGAGAATGGATCAATCAGCACCTATTTCGGCATATGATGTTGTCAATCATTGGGATTATAATGAACTTGTTAAGATCTTTTTTAAGTATGGGGAAGAAAAATTTTCAAAACAAATCGCCCGAAAGATTGAAAGCTATCGTGAAAAACAACCAATTAAAACTACGGATGAACTAGTAGAACTTATAAAAGAAGGGATTCCAGCACCTGCCAGAAGAACAGGGGGACATCCGGCCAAACGGGTATTCCAAGCAATACGTATCGCGGTAAATGATGAACTGAAAGTGTTTGAAGAAGCGATTGAGGATGCTATTTCGATTACTAGAAAAGAAGGTAGAATTAGTGTGATCACGTTTCACTCACTTGAAGATCGAATTTGTAAAACAACTTTTAATAAGTGGGGAAAGACTCCTGACTTACCACATGGATTACCTATTATCCCAGAGGAGTTTAAACCAAAATTGAAAGTAATTACTAGAAAGCCGATTTTGCCTAGCGAAGAAGAGATGGATCAAAATAAGCGCGCACGCTCAGCTAAGCTAAGGGTCGCTGAAAAACTTTAA
- the mraZ gene encoding division/cell wall cluster transcriptional repressor MraZ — protein sequence MFMGEYHHNIDQKGRMIIPAKFRDLLGDSFVLTRGLDQCLFGYPHEEWKALENKLKTLPFTKKDARAFTRFFFSGATECEVDKQGRVNIAPPLRDYAKLDKECVVIGVSNRFEIWSLENWETYFAASEESFAEIAESMIDFDM from the coding sequence ATGTTCATGGGGGAATACCATCATAACATCGATCAAAAAGGCCGGATGATCATTCCAGCTAAATTCAGAGACCTTCTTGGAGATAGTTTTGTCCTAACTAGAGGTTTGGATCAGTGTTTATTTGGTTATCCGCATGAAGAATGGAAAGCGCTTGAGAATAAACTAAAAACCCTTCCTTTTACAAAAAAAGATGCTCGAGCATTTACACGTTTCTTCTTTTCTGGCGCAACTGAATGTGAGGTAGACAAGCAGGGAAGAGTAAATATAGCTCCACCATTACGCGATTATGCAAAACTTGATAAAGAATGTGTTGTCATCGGAGTTTCAAATCGTTTTGAAATATGGAGCTTGGAAAATTGGGAAACATATTTCGCGGCATCGGAAGAATCCTTTGCAGAAATTGCAGAAAGTATGATTGATTTTGATATGTAG